A part of Actinobaculum sp. 313 genomic DNA contains:
- the whiA gene encoding DNA-binding protein WhiA yields MPALTQAVKDELATVRPRLQSSVIAEACAMFRFSGGLEISNGRVVIQGELSHTGAARHLWELVHQLYNIQPELLTTSASSRQTNRYVVRITQNGERIARRLGLLDTHGRLVRGLPTSIVGGSKADAAAAWRGAFLARGSLLEPGRNAALEVVCPSLEAAYALGGLARRMEIPYRARESRGAHRVDIREGDSIAEMLTRMGANDSVLRWEELRVEREVHGSANRLANFDDANMRRSADAAVVAVIRVKRAFEILGEDIPDNLREAGEFRIRYPEDSLNLLGERLNPPATKDAVAGRLRRLNTMADRRAEELGIPSTLDAVADANRKA; encoded by the coding sequence ATGCCCGCGCTTACCCAGGCCGTGAAGGACGAACTGGCAACCGTCCGGCCGCGACTCCAATCCAGCGTTATCGCGGAGGCTTGCGCCATGTTCAGGTTCAGCGGTGGCCTTGAGATCAGCAATGGGCGCGTTGTTATCCAGGGGGAGCTGAGTCACACTGGAGCGGCCCGGCATCTGTGGGAACTGGTGCATCAGCTCTACAACATCCAGCCAGAGCTGCTGACCACGTCTGCCTCCTCGCGGCAGACGAATCGGTACGTCGTCCGTATCACGCAGAATGGTGAACGGATTGCGCGTCGGCTGGGCCTCCTGGATACGCATGGGCGTCTGGTGCGTGGCTTGCCAACTTCCATTGTCGGGGGTTCGAAGGCGGATGCGGCCGCAGCGTGGAGAGGTGCCTTCCTCGCGCGTGGTTCTCTATTGGAACCCGGGCGTAACGCTGCACTGGAAGTGGTGTGTCCGAGCCTGGAAGCGGCGTACGCACTGGGGGGCCTGGCGCGACGCATGGAGATTCCCTACCGTGCGCGCGAATCGCGCGGGGCGCATCGGGTGGATATCCGCGAGGGCGATTCCATTGCGGAGATGCTCACGCGCATGGGTGCAAACGATTCGGTGCTGCGCTGGGAGGAACTACGTGTAGAGCGTGAAGTGCATGGCTCAGCTAATCGTCTGGCGAACTTCGATGATGCGAATATGCGACGGTCGGCGGACGCCGCTGTCGTGGCCGTGATCAGGGTCAAGCGCGCCTTTGAGATCCTTGGGGAGGATATTCCCGACAATCTCCGTGAGGCGGGTGAGTTCCGTATCCGCTACCCGGAGGATTCGTTGAACTTGCTGGGGGAGCGGCTCAATCCGCCCGCCACGAAGGATGCGGTGGCGGGCCGTCTTCGCCGCCTGAACACGATGGCGGATCGGCGGGCCGAGGAACTTGGTATCCCCTCCACGCTTGACGCCGTGGCGGACGCCAACCGGAAGGCATAG
- a CDS encoding YciI family protein has product MTTVAVEYIYDANKLDLLAQVRPKHREHLRSLFDEGKLLASGPLGSSHALLIVVADSPEEGLALLTGDPLLEAGVIESRTARVWNPVIGPWNN; this is encoded by the coding sequence ATGACCACCGTAGCTGTTGAGTACATTTACGACGCGAACAAACTCGATCTCCTGGCACAGGTCCGCCCCAAGCACCGCGAGCATCTCCGCTCGCTTTTCGATGAGGGGAAGTTGCTTGCATCCGGGCCGCTTGGTTCGAGTCACGCTCTGCTTATTGTGGTGGCGGACTCTCCTGAAGAAGGCCTTGCACTCCTTACCGGCGACCCGTTGTTGGAAGCAGGCGTTATCGAGTCGCGTACCGCGCGCGTCTGGAATCCGGTCATAGGACCGTGGAATAACTGA
- the gap gene encoding type I glyceraldehyde-3-phosphate dehydrogenase — protein MTIRVGINGFGRIGRNFTRAALAQGADIQVVAVNDLTDNKTLAHLLKYDSILGKLDREVSYTEDSIIIGDQTIKALEERDPAQLPWGELGVDVVIESTGRFTDATAAKAHLEAGAKKVIISAPAKNEDATFVIGVNEQDYDPANHNIISNASCTTNCLAPLAKVLNDEFGIVKGLMTTIHAYTADQNLQDGPHKDLRRSRAAALNIVPTKTGAAQAVALVIPELKGKFDGYALRVPTPTGSVTDLTFEASKPVTVEAVNAAVKAAAEGPLKGILAYTEDPIVSKDIETDPHSSIFDAGLTKVIDNQVKVVSWYDNEWGYSNRLVDLTVLVGAKL, from the coding sequence GTGACAATTCGCGTAGGTATTAACGGCTTTGGCCGCATTGGCCGCAACTTCACCCGCGCCGCCCTCGCCCAGGGTGCCGACATTCAGGTCGTTGCAGTTAACGATCTGACCGACAACAAGACCCTGGCTCACCTTCTTAAGTACGATTCAATTCTCGGCAAGCTGGACCGCGAGGTCAGCTACACCGAGGATTCCATCATCATTGGCGACCAGACGATCAAGGCTCTTGAGGAGCGCGATCCGGCTCAGCTGCCGTGGGGCGAACTCGGCGTCGACGTCGTCATCGAGTCCACCGGCCGTTTCACGGATGCGACCGCTGCTAAGGCGCACCTTGAGGCTGGAGCTAAGAAGGTTATCATCTCCGCTCCGGCGAAGAACGAAGATGCAACATTCGTCATCGGTGTGAACGAGCAGGACTACGATCCGGCCAACCACAACATCATCTCGAATGCATCCTGCACCACCAATTGCCTGGCACCGTTGGCCAAGGTCCTCAACGACGAGTTCGGCATTGTCAAGGGCCTTATGACCACGATTCACGCGTACACGGCTGACCAGAACCTGCAAGATGGCCCGCACAAGGATCTGCGCCGTTCGCGTGCCGCCGCCCTGAACATCGTTCCTACCAAGACGGGTGCGGCGCAGGCTGTCGCCCTCGTCATCCCGGAGCTGAAGGGCAAGTTCGACGGCTACGCGCTGCGTGTTCCGACCCCGACTGGCTCGGTCACCGACCTCACCTTCGAGGCCTCCAAGCCGGTGACGGTTGAGGCCGTCAACGCTGCCGTGAAGGCTGCCGCCGAGGGCCCGCTCAAGGGCATTCTGGCCTACACCGAGGATCCAATCGTCTCGAAGGACATCGAGACCGATCCGCATTCCTCGATTTTCGATGCCGGCTTGACCAAGGTTATCGACAACCAGGTCAAGGTTGTCTCCTGGTACGACAACGAGTGGGGTTATTCCAACCGCCTTGTTGACCTGACGGTCCTCGTTGGCGCGAAGCTCTGA
- a CDS encoding phosphoglycerate kinase: MRTIDSLGDLVGKKVFVRSDFNVPLDDARNITDDGRIRAAVPTLQRLLNAGAKVIVSAHLGRPKGQVKPEFSLAPVAARLGELLGRDVVLAADTVGPDAQAKVAALNDGEIVLLENVRFDAREDSKVDAEREELAKEYAALADAFVSDGFGVVHRKQASVYDIAKLLPSAAGELVFKEIDSLSRATNNPERPYTVVLGGSKVSDKLGVIDNLLDKADRLLIGGGMAFTFLRAQGYEVGTSLLEDDQIDTAASYLRKAADNNVQILLPEDVVVAPKFAAEAPASVVPVSNIPADEMGLDIGPESGAAYAEAIADSKTVVWNGPMGVFEFPAFAEGTKAVARAMQDADGFTIVGGGDSAAAVRNLGFDEQKFSHISTGGGASLEFLEGKTLPGIAVLED; encoded by the coding sequence ATGAGGACCATTGATTCGCTCGGCGATCTCGTCGGTAAGAAGGTTTTCGTTCGCTCGGACTTCAACGTTCCACTTGATGATGCCCGTAATATTACCGACGACGGTCGTATCCGTGCCGCTGTGCCAACGTTGCAGCGTCTGCTGAACGCGGGTGCCAAGGTCATCGTCTCCGCACATCTCGGCCGCCCGAAGGGCCAGGTCAAGCCGGAGTTCTCACTCGCGCCGGTGGCTGCTCGCCTAGGTGAGCTACTGGGTCGCGATGTTGTACTGGCCGCCGATACGGTTGGCCCGGATGCGCAGGCCAAGGTTGCAGCGCTTAACGACGGCGAGATCGTTCTGCTGGAGAATGTGCGTTTTGATGCGCGCGAGGATTCCAAGGTTGACGCGGAGCGGGAGGAACTTGCCAAGGAGTACGCCGCATTGGCCGACGCCTTTGTTTCCGATGGTTTCGGCGTGGTGCATCGCAAGCAGGCATCTGTTTATGACATTGCGAAGCTGCTGCCCTCAGCTGCCGGTGAGCTGGTCTTCAAGGAGATCGACTCCCTGTCGCGTGCCACGAACAACCCGGAGCGCCCGTACACCGTGGTGCTGGGTGGCTCGAAGGTTTCGGACAAGCTTGGCGTCATCGACAATCTCCTGGACAAGGCTGATCGTCTGCTGATCGGTGGAGGCATGGCGTTCACCTTCCTCCGTGCGCAGGGATATGAGGTCGGTACCTCGTTGCTGGAGGATGACCAGATCGATACTGCGGCGTCGTACCTGCGCAAGGCTGCCGACAACAACGTGCAGATCCTTCTGCCGGAAGACGTTGTCGTTGCGCCGAAGTTCGCCGCCGAAGCACCGGCGTCTGTTGTTCCGGTTTCCAACATTCCTGCCGATGAGATGGGCTTGGACATCGGACCGGAAAGCGGCGCCGCTTACGCGGAAGCAATCGCCGATTCCAAGACTGTGGTGTGGAACGGCCCGATGGGAGTCTTCGAATTCCCGGCCTTCGCCGAAGGAACCAAGGCCGTGGCACGGGCCATGCAAGATGCCGACGGCTTCACCATTGTTGGAGGTGGCGATTCCGCCGCGGCGGTGCGCAACCTGGGCTTCGATGAGCAGAAGTTCTCGCATATTTCCACCGGTGGTGGAGCCTCGCTGGAGTTCCTCGAGGGTAAGACGCTGCCGGGCATCGCTGTTCTGGAGGACTGA
- the coaE gene encoding dephospho-CoA kinase (Dephospho-CoA kinase (CoaE) performs the final step in coenzyme A biosynthesis.) has translation MLTVALTGGIGSGKSTVARMLATRGAHVLELDAVARQVLAPGGSAVAEVAAEWPDTVRDGRVDRAALAHVVFGDAAARARLSAITHPRTWALADEHLERWERADPSGIVIIELALLAGSPRENAYHANVVVAADRDVRLSRLVQARGMSAEDAAARLAAQPPQESLEHLADMWLENAGSQQALQAQVDDLWASWLRPYARNLYAGTSNEGAPHATPHDLARAQARLAHWGLRTRQCEEGLLYGTTSPLKQGAPDPQGRDGTLLTRPGPGGDNTSCAYDTIAAVFSRSGFVPLGGGSWCSADPRFYLAVVPEKEQ, from the coding sequence ATGTTGACCGTTGCCTTGACCGGTGGAATCGGTTCCGGGAAGTCGACGGTGGCGAGGATGCTCGCCACGCGCGGCGCGCATGTACTGGAACTAGACGCTGTTGCCCGGCAGGTGCTTGCGCCGGGTGGCTCGGCCGTAGCGGAAGTTGCTGCCGAATGGCCTGACACCGTCCGTGACGGCCGCGTTGATCGAGCAGCGTTAGCGCATGTTGTCTTCGGCGACGCCGCAGCTCGCGCTCGGCTTTCTGCCATAACGCACCCGCGGACCTGGGCGCTCGCAGATGAGCACCTAGAGCGATGGGAGCGCGCCGATCCAAGTGGAATCGTGATTATTGAGCTGGCGCTGCTCGCCGGCAGTCCGCGTGAAAATGCCTATCATGCGAATGTTGTGGTCGCGGCGGACCGTGATGTGCGACTGTCGCGTCTGGTGCAAGCACGGGGAATGTCAGCCGAGGATGCGGCTGCTCGCCTCGCCGCGCAGCCTCCGCAGGAATCTCTGGAACATCTGGCAGACATGTGGCTGGAGAATGCCGGTTCGCAGCAGGCTCTACAAGCGCAGGTTGATGACCTGTGGGCGTCATGGCTGCGGCCTTACGCGAGGAACCTGTATGCGGGTACCTCGAATGAAGGCGCGCCGCATGCTACACCTCATGACCTTGCGCGTGCACAGGCGCGGCTTGCCCATTGGGGTTTGCGTACGCGGCAATGCGAGGAAGGTCTACTGTACGGAACGACCTCACCTCTGAAACAGGGGGCCCCCGATCCTCAGGGGCGGGATGGCACTCTGCTCACCCGGCCCGGCCCCGGTGGCGATAACACATCCTGCGCTTACGACACTATCGCAGCCGTCTTTTCCCGCTCCGGATTCGTGCCGCTTGGGGGCGGAAGCTGGTGCAGTGCGGACCCGCGCTTCTACCTAGCGGTGGTGCCTGAGAAAGAACAATAG
- the ftsH gene encoding ATP-dependent zinc metalloprotease FtsH — protein MSESNSASAQRNGSDTRRPNREPVSSQEAHPWRTEGLPEIDRADAASRLRGRNDNNQKSRLPRWLRTLLIVGVAWAVSFIFLTQIQRAINPVVELPYNEFYSQLQKNNIETISAQGDSIEGELRKTTTYEGQKYTQFTTERPTWADDSMARLLSRNDVTITAVSPIQRSNPILTLVVSLLPIALIFGFYWWFLRRQMRGTSSLFGSKQHKPVDPSVNRVTFDDVAGIDEVEEQLREVVDMLRDPEKYTRLGAKIPRGILLEGGPGTGKTLLARATAGEADVPFFSISAAEIGGILAGKGASDVRSLFEAARKVSPAIIFIDEIDAIGRSRSQVNSIGSNEDREQTLNQILTEMDGFSATESIIVIAATNLAEVLDSALTRAGRFDRTITVSPPDQSGREAILRVHTRGRPLDPTVSLAAVAKSTPGLTGADLANLVNEASLLAARRGAQTVEMSDFTNALETIQLGVERAVVMDQAERERTAWHEAGHALLGMIQPGADPVRKISIIPRGRALGVTLSTPESDKYGYDKAYLRGRIIGALGGMAAEQEVYGVVTTGAESDLRTATGIARQMFGRWGMSEKIGPVQVYPVEGDPRSQGVSDELLSAVDDEVRALLSECYAEARRLLAEHHDQHQALVNALLEQETLDEDDAYRVAGIAKHSDAPRIAAKFAPPSSATPDAAVIQQD, from the coding sequence ATGTCCGAGTCAAATTCCGCTTCGGCGCAACGAAACGGGTCCGATACACGGCGTCCCAACCGTGAACCGGTTAGTTCGCAGGAAGCGCATCCGTGGCGCACCGAAGGCCTGCCGGAGATTGACCGCGCGGACGCCGCTTCTCGGCTGCGCGGACGCAACGACAACAATCAAAAATCCAGGCTGCCGAGGTGGCTGCGCACGCTTCTCATTGTCGGTGTTGCATGGGCCGTGAGCTTCATCTTTCTCACACAGATCCAGCGCGCCATCAATCCGGTGGTGGAGCTGCCCTACAACGAGTTCTACTCGCAGCTCCAGAAGAACAACATCGAGACGATTTCCGCCCAGGGCGACAGCATCGAGGGCGAATTGCGGAAGACGACCACCTACGAGGGCCAGAAGTACACCCAGTTCACCACGGAAAGGCCCACGTGGGCGGATGACTCGATGGCGCGCCTGCTGAGTCGCAACGACGTCACCATTACGGCAGTCTCCCCTATCCAGAGATCGAACCCCATTCTTACCCTTGTAGTATCCCTGCTGCCGATAGCTCTGATTTTCGGCTTCTACTGGTGGTTCCTGCGGCGGCAGATGCGCGGAACCTCCTCGTTGTTCGGCTCAAAGCAGCACAAGCCGGTTGATCCATCCGTCAACCGCGTGACCTTCGACGACGTCGCCGGTATCGACGAGGTCGAGGAGCAACTGCGCGAGGTCGTCGACATGCTGCGTGACCCGGAAAAGTACACGCGGCTGGGCGCGAAGATTCCCCGCGGTATCTTGTTGGAAGGTGGACCTGGCACGGGAAAGACCCTGCTTGCCCGTGCCACTGCCGGAGAGGCCGATGTTCCGTTCTTCTCGATTTCAGCGGCAGAAATCGGCGGAATCCTGGCCGGCAAAGGCGCCTCCGATGTGCGGTCCCTGTTCGAGGCTGCCCGCAAGGTGAGCCCGGCGATAATCTTCATCGATGAGATTGATGCCATTGGCCGGTCTCGTTCGCAGGTTAATTCGATTGGTTCCAATGAGGACCGTGAGCAGACCTTGAATCAAATCTTGACCGAGATGGACGGATTCTCCGCCACGGAGAGCATTATCGTTATCGCCGCCACCAATCTGGCCGAAGTACTCGACAGCGCTCTTACTCGTGCCGGACGCTTCGACCGCACCATCACCGTGTCCCCGCCGGACCAGAGTGGCCGTGAGGCGATCCTTCGAGTTCATACGCGGGGCCGCCCACTCGATCCGACGGTTTCTCTGGCGGCGGTCGCCAAGTCCACCCCGGGCCTTACCGGCGCCGACTTGGCAAATCTCGTGAATGAGGCCTCCCTCCTAGCCGCGCGGCGTGGTGCGCAAACCGTCGAAATGTCCGATTTCACCAATGCTTTAGAGACGATCCAACTGGGTGTGGAACGGGCCGTCGTTATGGACCAGGCCGAGCGGGAACGAACCGCTTGGCACGAGGCCGGGCACGCCCTGCTCGGCATGATCCAACCCGGCGCCGACCCGGTGCGTAAGATCTCCATCATTCCGCGTGGCCGCGCCCTCGGCGTCACTCTCTCAACCCCGGAATCGGACAAGTATGGCTACGACAAGGCCTATCTACGCGGTCGGATCATCGGGGCCCTCGGCGGTATGGCTGCCGAGCAGGAGGTCTATGGCGTAGTGACAACCGGTGCCGAATCCGATCTTCGCACCGCCACCGGCATTGCCCGGCAGATGTTCGGACGCTGGGGCATGTCGGAGAAAATCGGCCCCGTCCAGGTGTACCCGGTTGAGGGTGACCCCCGCTCACAGGGGGTGTCCGACGAGCTTCTATCCGCAGTCGACGACGAGGTGCGCGCCCTCCTTTCAGAATGCTATGCAGAGGCGCGTCGCTTGCTGGCAGAACACCATGATCAGCATCAGGCGCTCGTGAATGCTCTCCTGGAGCAGGAGACTCTGGATGAAGATGATGCCTACCGCGTGGCCGGTATCGCTAAGCACTCCGACGCGCCGCGGATCGCCGCCAAGTTTGCTCCGCCCTCCAGTGCAACGCCGGATGCCGCTGTCATACAGCAGGACTGA
- a CDS encoding TerC/Alx family metal homeostasis membrane protein, which produces MLSPLSHAVLAEPAAATAADMAVHPIEWLLLGLLVVGLITMDLVGHVRKPHEPTLGEATRWLLFYVALAVAFGVYMIFRHSPEFSVEFFSTYFTEYSLSIDNIFIFIIIMASFRVPRAHQQKVLLYGIIIALVLRLIFILLGAALLERFSWLFFLFAAFLLYTAYSQVKEGVSGGDEGDPEEYEPNGIVRVAQRVFRVTDGFVGDRLVVRRANRTYITPFLLCILSIGSADLMFALDSIPASFGLTKQPLIIFAANAFALMGLRQLFFLVDGLLERLIYLHYGLAAILGFIGLKLLVEACHGQGWLEAIPAIPPLASLGVIIVCVLITVVASLIVSRRHDKMGHNEAGKVV; this is translated from the coding sequence ATGCTCTCCCCGCTTTCACATGCGGTGCTGGCGGAGCCTGCCGCCGCAACTGCCGCCGACATGGCGGTACACCCAATAGAGTGGCTGCTACTAGGTCTGCTCGTCGTGGGACTCATCACAATGGATTTGGTCGGCCACGTCCGTAAGCCGCATGAGCCTACGCTGGGTGAGGCCACCCGCTGGCTGCTGTTCTATGTCGCGCTCGCCGTGGCCTTTGGCGTGTATATGATCTTCCGGCACTCCCCGGAGTTCTCGGTGGAGTTCTTCTCCACTTACTTCACCGAATACTCGTTGTCTATAGACAACATCTTCATTTTCATCATCATCATGGCGTCGTTCCGGGTGCCGCGTGCCCACCAGCAAAAGGTCTTGCTATACGGCATCATCATCGCGCTGGTCCTGCGTCTGATCTTCATCTTGCTTGGCGCAGCGCTGCTAGAACGCTTCTCGTGGCTATTCTTTCTTTTTGCGGCCTTTTTGCTCTACACAGCATACTCTCAGGTCAAAGAGGGTGTCTCCGGCGGTGACGAAGGGGATCCGGAAGAGTACGAACCCAATGGGATTGTGCGCGTGGCACAGCGAGTTTTCCGTGTCACGGACGGGTTTGTGGGCGATAGACTAGTGGTCCGTCGTGCGAATAGGACCTACATTACGCCGTTCCTGCTGTGCATACTCTCCATCGGCTCAGCCGATTTGATGTTCGCCCTTGACTCCATTCCGGCGTCATTTGGTCTAACGAAACAACCGCTGATTATCTTCGCGGCCAATGCCTTCGCACTTATGGGCCTGCGGCAGTTGTTCTTCCTGGTGGATGGACTGCTGGAACGCCTCATTTACCTGCACTACGGACTGGCGGCCATTCTCGGTTTCATCGGATTAAAACTGCTCGTCGAGGCGTGCCACGGTCAGGGGTGGTTGGAGGCAATTCCGGCGATTCCGCCGCTGGCATCGCTGGGCGTCATCATTGTGTGCGTGCTGATCACAGTAGTTGCATCGCTGATCGTCTCGCGACGTCATGACAAAATGGGGCACAACGAGGCAGGAAAGGTAGTCTGA
- the yvcK gene encoding uridine diphosphate-N-acetylglucosamine-binding protein YvcK has translation MELERGARGPAVVALGGGHGLYASLSALRIITQNVTAVVTVADDGGSSGRLRKEFGVLPPGDLRMALSALCDDGEWGQTWRDVLQHRFSSSGPLNGHALGNLLIVSMWEQLGGTVPALEWVGQLLGIKGRVLPMSSVPLEIEAEVTEDGSEHLVRGQVAVATTPGHVEHVRLLPENPQAQPEALEAISAADWVIFGPGSWYTSVIPHLLVPELRQVLCATTARRGLALNLLAEKETRGMSSADHIRSFRTHAPDLRLDVVVADPSSIDDIRETEAAAAECGARLLLRQVRMGDGSARHDALRLAAAYRDAFEGILGDVDER, from the coding sequence ATGGAGCTGGAACGGGGAGCGCGTGGGCCGGCTGTGGTCGCTCTTGGCGGCGGTCACGGCCTCTACGCCAGTCTGTCGGCACTGCGCATCATCACGCAGAACGTGACCGCCGTCGTGACGGTAGCGGACGACGGCGGATCGTCCGGTCGTCTGCGCAAAGAGTTCGGCGTTCTCCCGCCCGGCGATCTACGCATGGCGCTTTCCGCACTGTGTGACGATGGCGAGTGGGGGCAAACCTGGCGGGATGTTCTGCAGCACCGATTCAGTTCCAGCGGTCCGTTGAACGGACATGCCTTGGGCAATCTTCTGATCGTTTCCATGTGGGAACAGTTGGGAGGCACTGTTCCCGCTTTGGAATGGGTGGGGCAGTTGCTTGGAATCAAGGGGCGCGTTCTGCCGATGTCCTCGGTTCCCCTGGAGATTGAGGCGGAGGTCACCGAGGACGGTAGCGAGCATCTGGTACGTGGTCAGGTTGCGGTGGCGACCACCCCGGGGCATGTGGAGCATGTGCGCTTACTGCCTGAGAATCCGCAGGCACAACCCGAGGCCCTCGAAGCAATCAGTGCGGCCGACTGGGTGATTTTCGGACCCGGTTCCTGGTATACCTCGGTTATTCCGCACCTTTTGGTCCCCGAGTTACGCCAGGTCCTGTGCGCGACGACGGCGCGGCGCGGTCTCGCTCTGAACCTTCTGGCCGAGAAGGAGACGCGCGGAATGAGCTCTGCCGATCACATTCGTTCGTTCCGTACACACGCACCTGACCTGCGACTCGACGTCGTCGTCGCCGATCCGTCGTCGATTGACGATATACGGGAGACAGAAGCGGCCGCTGCGGAATGCGGGGCGCGATTATTGCTGCGGCAGGTTAGAATGGGCGACGGCTCGGCCCGGCACGATGCTCTCCGACTAGCCGCTGCGTACCGAGACGCTTTCGAGGGTATCCTCGGGGACGTTGACGAAAGATAA
- the uvrB gene encoding excinuclease ABC subunit UvrB, with product MRPVTELVRAESPFRVVSPYQPAGDQPQAISELAERINAGEKDIVLLGATGTGKSATTAWLVEQVQRPTLILEPNKTLAAQMAAEFRELMPDNAVEYFVSYYDYYQPEAYVPQTDTFIEKDSSINDEVERLRHSATNSLLTRRDTVVVSSVSCIYGLGTPQEYVDRMVQLEVGQVLDRDDLLRMFVAMQYTRNDIAFARGTFRVRGDTVEIIPVYEELAIRIEFFGDEIDELSLLHPLNGNVIREVRQAHVFPASHYVAGPERMARATADIEEELGERLETLRSQNQLLEAQRLEMRTTYDLEMMRNIGTCSGIENYSRHIDGRGPGTPPNTLLDYFPEDFLLIIDESHVTVPQIGAMFEGDASRKRTLVEYGFRLPSALDNRPLKWDEFLERIGQTVYLSATPGPYELERSDGVVEQIIRPTGLVDPLIVVKPTEGQIDDLLEQIRLRVERQERVLVTTLTKKMAENLTDYLADRGVKVQYLHSDVDTLERVKLLRELRLGVFDVLVGINLLREGLDLPEVSLVAILDADKQGFLRSTRSLIQTIGRAARNVSGEVHMYAEVITPNMQEAIDETNRRRQKQIAYNTEHGIDPQPLRKKIADVTDMLAREDIDTAELLEGGYRSEPAHAQGRASKAEADRAEGTRSLVQLIEELTAQMHTAAEQLHFELAARYRDEIKDLKSELWHAQQAQK from the coding sequence ATGCGTCCTGTTACCGAGCTCGTTCGGGCCGAAAGCCCGTTCCGCGTCGTCTCCCCGTACCAACCAGCGGGCGACCAGCCGCAAGCCATTTCCGAGTTGGCAGAACGGATTAACGCTGGTGAGAAGGACATCGTCCTCCTAGGCGCTACCGGCACCGGTAAATCGGCGACGACGGCGTGGCTGGTCGAGCAGGTACAGCGTCCCACCCTCATCCTGGAACCAAATAAAACCCTCGCCGCGCAGATGGCGGCCGAGTTCCGTGAACTCATGCCGGATAACGCTGTCGAGTACTTCGTCTCCTATTATGACTATTACCAACCGGAAGCGTATGTGCCACAGACGGATACGTTTATCGAGAAGGACTCCTCGATAAACGACGAGGTGGAGCGGTTGCGGCATTCGGCGACGAACTCGTTGCTCACCCGGCGCGACACCGTTGTGGTTTCCTCAGTGTCCTGCATCTACGGCCTGGGCACACCGCAAGAGTACGTGGACCGTATGGTCCAGCTGGAGGTCGGGCAGGTGCTAGACCGCGACGATCTGCTGCGCATGTTCGTCGCCATGCAGTACACGCGCAATGACATCGCCTTCGCACGTGGTACTTTCCGCGTGCGCGGAGACACGGTAGAGATCATCCCCGTTTATGAAGAACTTGCCATCAGAATTGAGTTCTTTGGTGATGAGATTGATGAACTGAGCTTGTTGCATCCGCTCAACGGCAACGTCATCCGGGAGGTGCGACAGGCGCATGTGTTTCCGGCATCGCACTACGTTGCTGGACCGGAAAGGATGGCGCGCGCCACGGCGGATATCGAAGAGGAACTTGGTGAGCGCCTGGAAACTCTGCGTAGTCAGAACCAACTCCTTGAGGCGCAGCGTTTGGAGATGCGAACCACCTATGACCTCGAAATGATGCGAAACATCGGCACGTGTTCAGGCATTGAGAACTATTCCCGGCACATTGATGGACGTGGGCCTGGCACGCCTCCTAACACGTTGCTCGACTACTTCCCCGAGGATTTCCTTCTCATCATTGACGAATCCCACGTGACCGTTCCGCAGATCGGTGCTATGTTCGAAGGTGACGCATCGCGCAAACGGACACTGGTGGAATACGGCTTCCGGCTGCCCTCCGCTCTGGACAATCGCCCGTTGAAATGGGATGAGTTTTTGGAGCGAATCGGCCAGACCGTCTATCTTTCCGCCACGCCGGGGCCGTATGAACTCGAGCGGTCCGACGGCGTCGTCGAGCAGATAATCCGCCCTACCGGACTGGTAGACCCGTTGATTGTGGTGAAACCAACCGAGGGACAGATTGACGATTTGTTGGAGCAGATTCGCCTGCGCGTAGAACGCCAAGAACGTGTACTTGTCACCACGCTGACGAAGAAAATGGCGGAGAATCTAACCGACTACCTGGCAGATCGCGGTGTCAAGGTGCAGTATCTTCACTCAGACGTAGACACGCTTGAACGCGTGAAGCTCCTGCGCGAACTCCGACTCGGTGTGTTCGACGTGCTGGTCGGCATCAACCTGCTGCGGGAGGGACTCGACCTGCCGGAGGTCTCTCTGGTGGCGATTCTCGATGCGGATAAGCAGGGCTTTTTGCGCTCAACGCGGTCGCTGATACAGACCATCGGGCGCGCTGCGCGAAACGTCTCGGGCGAGGTCCATATGTATGCCGAGGTCATCACACCGAATATGCAGGAGGCCATCGACGAGACGAACCGGCGCCGCCAGAAACAGATCGCATACAACACGGAGCATGGCATTGACCCACAGCCGCTACGCAAGAAGATTGCTGATGTAACCGACATGCTGGCGCGAGAAGATATCGATACCGCCGAGCTGCTTGAGGGTGGCTACCGCAGCGAGCCTGCTCACGCACAAGGGCGGGCATCTAAGGCGGAGGCGGATCGTGCGGAAGGAACGCGCAGCCTGGTACAGCTCATCGAGGAACTCACGGCGCAAATGCATACCGCCGCAGAGCAATTGCACTTCGAGTTGGCGGCACGATACCGGGATGAGATCAAGGACTTGAAAAGCGAACTGTGGCATGCGCAGCAGGCCCAGAAATAA